TTTAACCGGATCGGATACCTGCATGACCGTCAAACCAGATGAAACCAGTGATGGTTCCCCCTATTTTATTTGTGATGTATCGGGCAATACCGTTACTCAACTGAGAGAAGAAGCTGATGGCAGTTGGGAGCAGCTTTGGGGTAAGCTGGACCAAAAGGAAGTTACCCTGATTGGCAAAGCGATTAAACATAAGCTAACGATATGAACACAAACCTGAAACTACAGTCTGGCAGGTTCTCTATTGAGAAACACCAGTACGAAAACATCGGATGGTCAGAGCGGATGGTCTCTATGTTTTTGAGCGGAGCCTTAATTAGCTGGGGATTAAGAAAACCTTCTAAAGCTAAGTTTCTCTACGGCGCTTACATGGCCTACCGTGCAGCAACCGGGCGATGCCTTTTATATGAACAACTCGGAATAGATGCTAAAAAGCCCCGTGCAGTAAACATACGTGGGGAATTTGTGATCGAAAAATCCAGCTCAGAGGTGTATAGTTATTGGCGAAACCTGAATAATCTTCCTGGAAGCATCAGGCATCTGTTAGACGTAAAAGTGATCGATGAAAATCTATCTCACTGGAAATCTAATGTGATGGGGAATTTGTTTTCTATTGATTGGGATGCAGAAATTGTAAAGGATGAACCTGGTCGTTTAATCGGCTGGCAGTCTGCCGAAGGAGCTTTAATTCATCATGTCGGAAAAGTTGAGTTTAGCCCCGGAGCTGATGACCGGACGACGGTCTTAAAGGTGACCTTATCTTATCGCCCGCCGGCGGGAGGAGTAGGTATCGGACTCGCTAAACTGATGAACCCTTACTTAGAAGGTTTGCTGAAAAAAGAAATTAAAAGCTTCAAGCATACCATTGAAAACAGAACACCAGTCTATACCTAAAGGGGTTTTCACTTCGTTTCGCGGATGATCTTAAAAAACTCTTCTCTGTATGTCTCCCCTACCGGAATGATATTTT
This region of Pedobacter steynii genomic DNA includes:
- a CDS encoding SRPBCC family protein; translation: MNTNLKLQSGRFSIEKHQYENIGWSERMVSMFLSGALISWGLRKPSKAKFLYGAYMAYRAATGRCLLYEQLGIDAKKPRAVNIRGEFVIEKSSSEVYSYWRNLNNLPGSIRHLLDVKVIDENLSHWKSNVMGNLFSIDWDAEIVKDEPGRLIGWQSAEGALIHHVGKVEFSPGADDRTTVLKVTLSYRPPAGGVGIGLAKLMNPYLEGLLKKEIKSFKHTIENRTPVYT